A single Drosophila miranda strain MSH22 chromosome XR, D.miranda_PacBio2.1, whole genome shotgun sequence DNA region contains:
- the LOC108153219 gene encoding vacuolar fusion protein CCZ1 homolog, with the protein MTKLLQRLEVTLRSFYVFNSSFGEKEGEEHKKVLYYHPNDIELNTKIKDVGLSEAIIRFTGTFTTEDDCKALHTQKTTQLFHQPELGFWLVLVLNVPKEIRLKEGVEVADYRGGEISDRIYRAVLRQCYQMYRFQHGALASLGAGLENADQRRELLSEKLMQFFDTYLISLKDLAHCDIIDMLHSIQYLPLDKALFLRAHNFGMLCATFPVIKESIMLYNEQIVCGGKMGASDLYSLHAYIVQNVLPMDSNASSANTPVIKRSISECQAKGFVRCHPGDASEGQDEALPLTVYLSVENQVTPHYLLIYRALQITLCLFLDAKQPAPKQELYDELHAYIAPQLTCLARDIASEVSKEALAHPGQDSSSGGGPASNDTTPKYLFINEQSLQHHTNIHRNGIPRNVMSVIADLANPGERSNVAAAATTEELQVKTTNDYWIVKRCCNWRQYYVILCNSKATLLDVTQEAKRIFEQELTDDVFFDK; encoded by the exons ATGACGAAATTATTGCAACGTCTGGAGGTGACTCTTCGTAGTTTTTACGTGTTCAACTCCAGCTTTGGCGAGAAAGAAGGCGAG GAACATAAGAAAGTCTTGTACTATCATCCGAACGACATCGAACTGAACACGAAAATAAAAGATGTGGGCCTTAGCGAAGCTATCATCAGATTTACTGG CACCTTCACCACCGAGGACGACTGCAAGGCGCTGCATACGCAAAAGACCACGCAGCTTTTCCACCAGCCAGAGCTGGGCTTCTGGTTAGTCCTGGTGCTGAACGTGCCCAAGGAAATACGGCTCAAGGAGGGCGTGGAGGTGGCCGATTACCGGGGCGGCGAGATTTCCGACCGCATATATAGGGCCGTCCTCCGCCAATGCTACCAAATGTATCGTTTCCAGCATGGAGCACTGGCATCGCTTGGAGCTGGGTTGGAGAATGCCGATCAGCGCCGCGAACTGCTCTCCGAAAAACTAATGCAGTTTTTCGATACATATTTGATCAGCCTGAAGGATCTGGCTCACTGTGATATCATTGACATGCTCCATTCCATCCAGTACCTGCCCCTGGACAAGGCGCTATTCCTGCGAGCGCACAACTTTGGCATGCTGTGCGCCACCTTTCCGGTGATCAAGGAGAGCATTATGCTCTACAACGAGCAGATCGTCTGCGGTGGCAAGATGGGCGCGAGCGATCTCTACAGTCTTCATGCGTACATTGTCCAAAATGTCCTGCCAATGGACTCGAACGCCTCATCTGCCAACACTCCAGTGATAAAGCGCAGCATCAGCGAGTGCCAAGCCAAAGGCTTCGTGCGCTGCCATCCCGGCGATGCCAGTGAAGGCCAGGACGAAGCACTACCGCTTACGGTCTACCTATCAGTTGAAAATCAAGTTACGCCACATTATTTGCTCATCTACCGCGCTCTTCAAATAACCCTTTGTCTTTTCCTCGATG CGAAACAGCCTGCTCCAAAGCAGGAACTGTACGACGAACTCCATGCCTACATTGCGCCCCAGCTGACGTGCCTGGCTCGTGATATTGCCAGCGAAGTGTCAAAGGAAGCCCTGGCCCATCCTGGACAGGACAGCAGCAGTGGTGGCGGCCCAGCGTCCAACGATACCACACCCAAATATCTGTTCATCAACGAACAGAGTCTGCAGCACCACACGAACATCCACAGGAATGGTATTCCACGTAATGTTATGAGCGTGATTGCGGATCTCGCCAATCCCGGCGAGCGTTCGAATGTGGCGGCTGCCGCGACCACCGAAGAGCTACAGGTGAAGACCACCAATGACTATTGGATTGTGAAGCGGTGCTGCAACTGGCGGCAGTACTATGTGATTCTCTGCAACAGCAAGGCGACCCTTTTGGACGTGACCCAAGAGGCGAAGCGTATATTTGAACAGGAGCTCACAGATGATGTATTCTTTGACAAATAA
- the LOC108153221 gene encoding LOW QUALITY PROTEIN: ragulator complex protein LAMTOR4 homolog (The sequence of the model RefSeq protein was modified relative to this genomic sequence to represent the inferred CDS: substituted 1 base at 1 genomic stop codon): MDKEKLIAPNQIGYLILKDDGNLLDSGGDLKNDDRSANVIMGLLNLTDSIDEDFMPNSSCERITIDYDQHYYSICMSNRRIYVVKLSKTHTQNGATTSSSSSTSYNDAAEGNNISSSTVLAXKLPTNAHSTCRFCRRYEERRPGSGQRHYNWRTPFVYLILLFICQRIHHL, translated from the exons ATGGATAAAGAAAAGCTAATTGCTCCCAATCAGATTGGATACCTGATCCTGAAGGACGATGGCAACCTTCTGGATTCGGGGGGTGACCTGAAGAACGACGACCGTAGTGCGAATGTGATAATGGGGCTTCTGAATCTGACGGACAG CATCGATGAGGACTTTATGCCCAACAGTAGCTGCGAGAGGATCACCATCGACTACGACCAGCACTACTACAGTATATGCATGTCCAATCGGCGCATCTACGTCGTAAAGCTAAGCAAGACGCACACGCAGAATGGAGCCACCACGAGCTCGTCGTCTTCCACGTCCTACAACGACGCCGCCGAGGGCAACAACATTAGCAGCTCTACGGTGCTGGCTTGAAAACTACCGACCAATGCCCATTCCACGTGCAGGTTCTGCCGGAGATACGAGGAGCGCCGGCCAGGATCGGGGCAGCGGCACTACAATTGGCGAACGCCCTTCGTTTACCTCATACTGCTATTTATTTGTCAAAGAATACATCATCTGTGA
- the LOC108151051 gene encoding protein disks lost produces MNSLEENQLQRLLTNLENVPRVQLPFKFVSLFKKGKTCSLEDFAVYFLAAVRQHTEQHFRGSETETTPKCLTPVRQPKPLLPSEDLFNVSPHNQSAAGATSSMSTPVRPQSQGRRSAGGAPGSRPFCSTPQSANRSGGGGASGDRGHSFCLGDFLVTTPTQGHQRSTKKKTTPQQQQQQQTAQGVAQAKPRRRVLPTTISKNVSASSSFGDTSSFSNDNNLFRLSQNSELFDRSQGAALDMEARKSLLLHKQEIKSEAPISVVPERGQEYEVSSMQEPVPVKLEDVKSPGQLQGLSAIYGQLMDLNMVPNVLGELSFVMQLLNVHDSDVTPSQAVKELDLGTPLQRLGLYKNCIYFALNLLEHQQYLLLQLDRKSLGLLLQHERLGLLPQPLVQQLEDSCHRKQELAKKETSSASSSLTLASPGSQQNVYYHEEKDSRDNFPNQNEFGAFKSQRDLFYKAFKLWEATHLNRGFCFNRELKPHVRAIFTISEHAVNMAHFAKLFVSQLLISGSETTEFSEELGLKLDQLRLNRLAQRLVTSSSSVEDQFPLSQAFFRDFISDCASMAFLVQLKLALYVQLVRHNDSTFELMHLAGDVMEEERPSQQGGPFIVRAQTMANMLILAKFLGYVTALPYNRCSGPPQSQVCQQQLQLRSHFQPDFNLRELLERSMVNGKLLITLPWLVQYLVMLDLITLQLPNTLATLELLYALYAAMPAEKLQPGAVFVARSCLGWLLEAQPHLVSGYYSYRALEMGGNAAVVESCLSSFRSLETSHVPQMEELLPVACPYLHEFRVSITPSRQSQSTGRSGRYITTWLEQHNQSGATTSGTGQSVVASVELSPAEQQQRKLGDAFLHSQNASTRRLIEFVTERSFKCVVKDAQQQILLPSKAAADGRVNEISSTQSQDVFGDIQQIYQEAKSQACQGWAEQVPRMLKERIEQSLGALLPDSTNEVLRATYAQLIRGQAQTQLQHWLQANVMQSSFYQGDLQELAAKVCRANKNKLETTGGGSSSEMQLTLDVGFSLSDMLFQLQQWLHCASLRPESVGSAPELWALLQQIQHAVLLTQLPTIFYHLIGSGLVRLVQLLIIRQPQLLTPQILSASCTVWRTPQFSASEPASPGIFHGLLSVSFIQELGNHLECFRLLEKLLLIMLEAGVLNADQFNELFMPLFKENWSPPVWSALSQMLQHLSQGNRFGGGDSNDSKEDINSPDDDAKSHLFMEMLADLTRDLDSF; encoded by the coding sequence ATGAACAGTTTGGAAGAGAATCAGCTCCAGCGTCTGCTGACGAATCTGGAAAACGTTCCCCGTGTACAGTTGCCTTTCAAGTTCGTGTCGCTCTTCAAAAAAGGAAAGACCTGCAGCTTGGAGGACTTTGCCGTGTACTTTCTGGCTGCCGTGCGTCAACATACAGAGCAGCATTTCCGCGGCAGCGAGACCGAGACGACTCCCAAGTGTCTAACACCTGTACGACAGCCCAAGCCACTGCTGCCGTCTGAGGACCTGTTCAACGTATCTCCCCACAACCAGAGTGCAGCCGGTGCCACATCCTCGATGTCTACTCCGGTCCGGCCGCAGTCGCAAGGCCGAAGGTCCGCTGGAGGTGCTCCAGGCAGCCGTCCGTTCTGCAGCACTCCCCAAAGCGCCAATCGcagcggaggaggaggcgcaTCTGGTGACCGTGGCCACAGCTTTTGTCTAGGCGACTTTCTGGTTACTACACCGACCCAAGGTCACCAGCGATCCACCAAGAAGAAGACCActccccagcagcagcaacaacagcagacagCCCAGGGAGTGGCCCAGGCCAAACCCAGACGTCGGGTTCTCCCGACGACCATTAGCAAGAACGTGTCGGCCAGCTCTTCGTTTGGTGACACCAGCTCCTTTAGCAACGACAACAATCTGTTTCGCCTCTCGCAGAACAGCGAACTGTTCGATCGCAGCCAGGGCGCTGCCCTGGATATGGAGGCACGCAAATCCCTACTCCTCCACAAGCAGGAGATCAAAAGTGAGGCACCCATCAGTGTGGTACCAGAGAGGGGACAAGAATATGAGGTCTCCAGCATGCAGGAGCCCGTCCCCGTCAAACTGGAAGATGTGAAAAGTCCCGGCCAGCTGCAGGGGCTCTCGGCCATCTATGGCCAGCTAATGGATCTCAATATGGTGCCGAATGTGCTGGGGGAGCTGAGCTTTGTGATGCAGCTGCTCAACGTCCACGACTCGGATGTGACTCCGAGTCAAGCGGTGAAGGAGCTGGATCTGGGGACTCCCCTGCAGCGTCTGGGTCTCTACAAGAATTGCATTTACTTTGCCCTCAATCTGTTGGAGCATCAGCAGTATCTTCTTCTCCAGCTGGACAGGAAATCGCTCGGCCTTCTCCTGCAACACGAGCGCCTGGGCCTGCTGCCTCAGCCCCTGGTGCAGCAGTTGGAGGACTCGTGCCACCGTAAGCAGGAACTGGCCAAAAAGGAGACCTCCAgcgcctcctcctccctgaCTTTGGCCTCGCCTGGGAGCCAGCAGAATGTCTACTACCACGAGGAGAAGGACTCgcgcgataactttccaaaCCAGAATGAGTTCGGGGCCTTCAAGTCGCAGCGGGATCTCTTCTACAAGGCCTTCAAGCTGTGGGAGGCCACCCACCTCAATCGGGGGTTCTGCTTCAATCGAGAACTCAAGCCGCATGTGCGGGCCATCTTCACGATTTCGGAGCATGCCGTGAACATGGCCCACTTTGCCAAGCTGTTTGTCAGCCAGCTCCTCATCTCTGGCAGCGAGACAACCGAATTTTCGGAAGAGCTGGGTCTCAAGCTGGACCAGCTGCGACTGAACCGCCTGGCCCAGCGATTGGTgacctccagctccagcgtCGAGGATCAGTTCCCCCTCTCGCAGGCTTTCTTCCGCGACTTTATCAGCGACTGCGCCTCTATGGCCTTTCTAGTGCAGCTGAAGCTCGCCCTATATGTCCAATTGGTGCGTCACAATGATTCCACATTCGAGCTGATGCATCTGGCCGGGGATGTGATGGAGGAGGAACGCCCCTCGCAGCAGGGCGGGCCCTTCATTGTGCGTGCCCAGACCATGGCCAATATGCTGATTCTGGCAAAGTTCCTCGGATATGTGACGGCCCTACCCTACAATCGTTGTTCCGGCCCGCCACAATCGCAGGTCTGccagcagcagcttcagctgcgCAGCCACTTCCAGCCGGACTTTAATCTTCGCGAGCTCCTTGAACGATCGATGGTGAATGGCAAGCTGCTGATCACCCTTCCCTGGCTGGTGCAGTATCTGGTGATGCTGGACCTCATCACGCTCCAGTTGCCCAACACTCTGGCCACTCTGGAGCTCCTCTATGCCCTGTACGCCGCCATGCCTGCAGAAAAACTGCAGCCCGGTGCCGTGTTCGTTGCCAGGAGCTGCCTGGGCTGGCTATTGGAGGCACAGCCGCATCTGGTCAGCGGATACTACAGCTACAGGGCCCTGGAAATGGGTGGAAATGCAGCCGTGGTGGAGAGCTGCCTGAGCTCGTTTCGTTCGTTGGAGACATCCCATGTGCCGCAGATGGAGGAGCTTCTGCCGGTGGCCTGCCCCTATCTCCATGAATTCCGAGTGAGCATCACGCCCTCCCGGCAATCCCAAAGCACTGGACGAAGCGGCCGGTACATTACCACGTGGCTGGAGCAGCATAATCAGAGTGGAGCCACAACCTCTGGAACGGGCCAATCGGTGGTGGCTTCCGTGGAGCTCAGTCCggcggagcagcagcagcggaaaCTTGGCGATGCCTTCCTCCACTCGCAGAACGCCTCGACCAGACGCCTCATAGAGTTTGTGACTGAGCGCAGCTTCAAATGCGTGGTGAAGGATGCCCAGCAGCAGATTTTGCTGCCGTCCAAGGCGGCGGCCGATGGCCGTGTCAACGAGATCAGTTCCACGCAGTCTCAGGATGTGTTTGGCGACATCCAGCAGATCTACCAAGAGGCCAAATCGCAGGCCTGCCAGGGATGGGCGGAGCAAGTGCCACGGATGCTAAAGGAGCGCATTGAGCAGTCCCTGGGGGCCCTGCTACCCGACAGCACCAACGAGGTGCTGCGAGCCACGTACGCCCAACTGATCCGGGGCCAGGCGCAGACTCAGCTGCAGCATTGGCTGCAGGCGAACGTGATGCAGTCCAGCTTCTACCAAGGGGATCTTCAGGAGCTGGCCGCCAAGGTGTGCCGcgccaacaaaaacaaactgGAGACCACTGGCGGCGGCAGCTCCAGCGAGATGCAATTGACCCTGGACGTGGGCTTCAGTCTCTCCGACATGCTCTTCCAGCTGCAGCAGTGGCTTCATTGCGCCAGCCTGCGTCCGGAGAGCGTGGGTAGTGCGCCAGAGCTGTGGGCGCTGCTCCAGCAGATCCAACACGCCGTTCTGCTGACCCAGCTGCCCACCATCTTCTATCATTTGATTGGCTCCGGCCTGGTGCGACTTGTCCAGCTGCTGATCATCCGCCAGCCGCAGCTCCTGACACCACAGATCCTCTCTGCCAGCTGCACAGTATGGCGTACCCCTCAGTTCTCGGCCAGTGAGCCAGCTTCACCGGGAATCTTTCATGGTTTGCTCAGTGTGAGCTTTATCCAGGAGCTGGGAAACCATCTGGAGTGCTTCCGCCTGCTGGAGAAGCTCCTCCTCATCATGCTGGAAGCAGGCGTACTGAATGCTGATCAGTTTAACGAGCTCTTCATGCCGCTCTTTAAGGAGAACTGGTCACCGCCCGTCTGGAGTGCCCTTTCCCAAATGCTGCAGCACCTGTCGCAGGGGAATCGCTTTGGCGGGGGTGATAGCAATGATAGCAAGGAAGACATCAATAGCCCCGACGACGATGCTAAATCGCATCTGTTCATGGAGATGCTGGCCGACTTGACACGTGATTTGGATAGTTTCTAA